A window of Eriocheir sinensis breed Jianghai 21 chromosome 42, ASM2467909v1, whole genome shotgun sequence genomic DNA:
TTAAgcatttctttaactttttcttctgtcatgGTCTCTTGGGGTGCTATAAGGGAGTCTCGGATAGTGCGTAGAGGCAGCCTGAACACTGTCCCTTCCTCAGGCAGTTCACTCTCCAGGTAGCCAATAAAGGAATCAGGATGGTCCTCCCTCAGGCCACTCAGGTTAACAAACTGTACTCCCGGGAACTGAGGCGAGGCTGCAGGGTCATACCAGCAGTGTGGGTCAAACATGCACAGAGTCTCTCTGTTGGGAACTTGTGGGCCTcttgtgaggaaggaaggagcgtcTGTCAGGTGGTAGACGGCGTTGAAGCCGATGCCATACTGCCCTGTTGTTGCCGGGTCTTCCTTCTTGCTGCTGTTCCCCAAATTCTGAATACTCCTGAGATCTTGTTCTGTGAATCCTCTGTTGTTGAAGACACTGAGGGCAGGCCCCTGTAAGGGGGCCATTTTGGGGTCAAAGAGTTTCTCATATGGAAGATGTCTGAAGTCCTTGATGAAGGCAACCTCTGTGGCTCCTGCATCATCAGCATTCTGCAGGAGTTCCTTCATTATGGCCAGGTCACACGGGTAGTCCTCGAGTATGTTCTTGAGGCGGGTGGTGAGCGGCTCATTCTGGCCAAACGGTACTCGGTTGGATGACTCCTGAAGTCTCTTCCTGGTCTTGGACTTTATGCCAAGCCAATCCAGCATGTCACGGGACACTGTGATACTCGAGTGCAGACACAGGAACTGGCCAGAGCTCAGTCTGGCCCCGTCGTCAAAACAGAGAAGGTTTGTGGGATGCAGGTAACCCTTACTGTCTGGCAGATGCAGgtcctgagtgagctgctggtcACTCTGCTTCACTTGAAAGAGCACAGTGAGCAGCCTGGACACCCGAGACACCTCGTTGCTGCTGAGTCTGCCGCTGCCAAAAGTCTCCCTTTTCTCCTGGATCACCTCCATCACTGTCTTGTAGTCAAAGTGGCTCTTGATGCCCAATGTGTTCATCAGGTGCTGGTACTTTTCAAGGCCTTCTGTGCGCACAGAAAATAAGGCTGGGGCACAGTCAACCTCATTGAAGAGTGCAAACAGTTTTGGTTCCTTAAAGCCATACTTTGTGACCAGTATCTTCTTTTCCTTGAGCTTTCCCAGTGCATCAAGGTTGCCTGAGTTTAGAGTTTTGCCTCTCCTTACATGCAAGATCAAATCTTCCAAGTGCTCATACACAGTGTGGCACatacattcattttctctctgaAGGGGGGCAGCACTAAAGACACAGAGCTGCTCCATCACTGATCGCAGTGGCAGGTCAAGGGCACATGTGATGACCCCGAGTCTCTGCAGGACGCCCTGTGGTGCATCCTCAAAGGCCTGGTCAAGAAGCAAGTGACAGCTGCCCACCAGAGGCTTGAATTTAGGGAAAAATAAAGCTGAGGGGCAGTCAAACACTAGACTCTCAGGTACAGAGTCCATATGCTGAGAGCAGCTCTGTGCCTCCCTATCTCCAGGACTTTCCCCATGCCAGGCAATGCTCCAGCCCTCAGGTTTTGGCATGACTGGCAAAAATGGCACAGATCTCAGTTCATGCCCAAGTTCCTCTTGTTCAGCATCCATAAGGCCTGACATATAGAGCAAGAGCTCCCTGACCCTGTCACAAGCACACTGGGAACACTCCACACCTGCCACACTCTCTGCTCGTTCCACCACCAGCTCTCTCGGCAGCCGGTCAGTGTTCATTCCCAGCCTGGCCAGTGTGCTGGATCTCCGGCTGGAATTAAGAAACTCTTCTACAGGAAACCTCTCATCATCTACAGAAAACATTCTTGCAATTCTTCCCCCGGGCTCGACGAGGTGTGCCGGAGCCCTGAGTGTGCCGCGGGGCTGGGTGGGTATGCAGGGCAGGCCAGGAAGACTCTCCAAGCAGGGGTGGCCGGCATCTAGGAGGTGGAGCATTAGCTGGTCCCTCCTGTCGGGACTCACCAGCCCCTCGGACATGTGGGGAATGAAGTACCTGCTGAAAAACGCTTCCTCATTGACCTGCTGGGACAACACCTGCTCACTTAGGCAGGCAAGGATGTGCTGGGGCAGCCGCACCAGCCTCAGCTCTGAAGTGGAGTGGAAGTATGTCTGCATGAACTCGAAGGCAATGTCTCCAACCTGAGGCACCTGAAGGAAGTCTTGTTTCAGGAAGCGGCACCTGGCAAGGGGGTGCCAGTCACCACTGCTGCATCTGAACAGCTCCAGACCCTCATGCTCCAGGGCATGATAGAACCCCTTGGTGAGTCCCTCCACCAGTGTGCCAGCCCCATGATGTACCACCGGCCATATGGCATGGTAGGGGCTCTCAGCACCCAGCCCTAGGCATCTCAGTGCCTCAGCCAGCCCGAGGTGGGCACGGAGGGCAGCGTCTCCTACTAGCGTGGTGTTCCAGCTGTGGGCGTGCCTGTCATCCTCAGTCTCGGTGAGGAGGTTGGTGCGGTCTGAGGCCACTTCCAGCACCCCGTTAATCTGGACCGGCAGCAGCGTCTTCACTGGCAGTGGTAGGAAGCAATGGAAGTGGCCTTCACGGTAGAACCCCAAAGGAAGGTCCGTAAGGCTCAGGGGGTGACACCCACAGCGGTCCTCCCTCACCGGCACTGCCACAGCTGCCAGAGGGAGGGCCTTGCCTCCGAGGGCCTCAGCAAGCTTGCCTGCACTGCCAGAGCCAGAGTGCCATGAAGTGACCCAGGTGGTGCTCCAGTGTCCCTCCTCCAGGCCACAGAGGTCAGCACCACTGCGTGAGCACCACACACTCACCTCTGCTGTGCTTCTCTCTGCTAGAATCTCCCCCTTCCACTCAAATCTATTTTTCTGCTTGGAAAACAGTGCAGCAGCACGTTCCAACACTGACTGTGGTCCGTCAGTGGCTGGGGAGGCCAGACCAGGAACAAGAGCTGGCTGGCATCTGCCGCGGCCAGCGTGGAAGAGCTCCACCATCtctgagggagaggaggcagaggcaCTGAGGTGGAACACACTGATGGAGGAAACATGCTGGGTGAAGAGCAGCAGCTGGCCCACCACCCCGCTGAACATCCCCAGCAGCTGCACCATGTCGCCACGGGAGTAACACATGTCACTGATCTTGCTGGCAGCTGTGCGGAAAGGCAGGCGAAACAACGTACCCTCAAAGGAGCCTCGCTCCACCACGTCACAGCCAAACACGCCGGAGAAGGGCTGGAACTGTCCCCTTAGTGTGCGCAGCATGTAGGAGTGGCGGCGGTTGGTGAAGTTGTATCTGCGTCCCGGGGAGGTGGCATGGCTCAGGTGGGTCATGTGGGGGTCAAACACCACATAGCTTGAGCCACTGATGAAGCTTGGAACGTCTGTCAGATTGTAGACGGAGGAAAACCCCAGGCCAAACTTGCCAATCTTGGTGGGCTGCAGCTCCTTGGTGCCTGCCCCCACCTCTCGCAGGTTCTCAAAGTCCTGCTCGGAGAAGACTGCGTCATTGTACACCCAGAGTGCCGGGCCCTGGCACCGCTCCATCCCCGGGCCCAGCAGCAGCGTCCGGGAGTCTTCGTTCTGCCGCTCATCGTACAGGAGGCGGACGGCTGTGGCCCCAGCGTCGTCGGCATTCTGCACCAACTCCTTCAGGATTGATACGCCATCCCTGTACTGCTGCTCCAGCAGGTTGTGGAGGCGGGTGGTGAGTGGCTCCCGCTGCCCCCACTCCATTACCGCCTCGCCTCCAGCAGTCAGAAAGCTTTCCAGGGAAGCCACACCAAGGGCACGGGCCAAGGTGGTAGCCACGCATCCGTGGACCACCTTCACGCCCAGCTCATCACTGTCCAGCCACGCATCCACCTCCtccatgtatgctgcctgctgcACCTCAGCCAGCTCCAGCACATCGTCTTGTGTCTGCACGGGCACCAGCAGGGGGCCGGGGAGCTCCTCCAGGTGGTGCTGGAGTCTGCCCAGCACTGACATGACTAGCCGCCTGTCCTTCTCCACTTCGCTGCTGTCAATACTGCCTCCGCCGCCTTGGTGTCGTGCCCTCACCTTCTCCAGCACTGCCAGCAGGAGTGCAGGGCTCTGCTGACGTGCACAACCCAAGCAGAGGAAAAGTTGCTCGCTCCCCCGCAGCTCAAAGGGCAGCACATGCTGGTAAGGCAGCAGCCGCAAGTCTTCATCCCCTGGGTGGATGTACACCTGTTGTTAAGGAGAAGCAATCAGTGCGGTGCTGCAAAACTTTCTGCGTTGACGTTACCTTCAAAATATAATACAAGGAATATTGATGCTACTTGGAAAAAGACAAGTTACATTTCGACACCAAAGTCTTCTGATTCATGTGATACATGTGCAGCAATACTGGAGGCAAAACACAAAAGGAAAGCAAGTTTGTATACCTCATCTGGGAGCCTGAAGCCATGCTCCGTGAAGACACAGCACTCTGTCTTCAGGCTGCCCAGCTGGGGAGCCCCACCTTCACCAAGGGCTGTGGAGAGCTGACTGTAGGTCTGCTTAATCAGGTCTAAGTACTCCCTCTCATTAAGCTGATAAGCTGCTGCCAGGTTCTTGAGGTGCTGAATGACTGGCTCAACAGGTGGTGTTGACGCCCAGCCAAAGGCACTGGCTACATCAGGAAAATCATGACATTCAACTAAGGCAGTGGTGGAGCCCAACACACTGCTGTACTTGAGGCTCCTCAGGCCCTGGGGCACCAGTGGTCCAGGTGGGGTGGCCCACCCCAGACTTGAGGGATATCCATGAGGCCTGCTGGATGCACCATACACAAACGGCACCCCCAAGACTGCCCGGCAGACCTGTAGGTAGTCAGACCGTCGGTTCACAGCCTGCAGCAACCCCACAGACTTCCTGGCTTTGTCATCCTCGGACAGCTGGCTGTTCTCTAGGCCCTCAATAAGGCAGATCAGTTCATCCTGAGGCATGTCCTGTACCTTCCTGAGGCCCAGGGAGCGCAGGAGTGGGTAATGGTCACAGAATGAGTCTTTTGGTTGCTGTGGCTCCCCAATGAGGACACAATGGTCTTCATCCTCTGGGTCGTACAGCTCTGACGGGTGGCACAGCGAACCGTCAATGTTGGGAACAAATTTGGAGTTCCTTAACTGCTCATGGACACTGCTGCTTCTCTCCAGCTGAGGGTCCTCCAAAATGTACTGCACCAGCGCCAAGACACTGTCATCAGAGTGGCCGCTCCTTAATGCCTTGATGCACAGCTCCTCCTTAGACAACTTGTGAGCCCCCAGTTTCAATGCCAGTTCCATCTCCTGGTGCTGAGCGGGTGTAAGAAGAGTCTCGGGATAACTCACTGGAAAGTCCACAAGTTCTGGAGCAATTGTGTTTACTTCCTCCAGATGTGAATCTTGCTCCGACTTGTTTGTGTCTTGAGCTTTGAACATGTGGAGCTTGGTGAGGAACCCTGCAAGAGGTGGCTGGATACTGGAGACCTCTATAAGGCTGCTCACGGCCTGCCTCTGGTGCTCAGTCTTGTGAGTGTTGAACCGAGTGACTGCTTCTTTCTCCTGGTCCTGCCTCACCACCTTCAAGAGGAGAGCCAGAAAGAGTCCCCCATCACATTCAGGGTCAAGGAAATGGTACTTTGACTTTACCAAGGAGCAATGGTAAAAATAATGGGCACACTGTAAGGAACAGGTGTGGAGTGTGTCAGCACTGAAATGCCTACAGGCGGACCAAGCCTGGGCACGACATACTGATCTTTGAGTGGTCACCCCAACCCCCCCATGaaactgtggtgtggtgtggtgtggtgtggtgtggtgtggtttgcAAGATATAAGgagctgtggtgtggtgtggtgtggtgtggtgtggtgagttgtgttgtggtgtggtgtggtgtggtgtgttgtggtgtggtatggcgtgttgtgttgtgttgtggtgtgggtgtggtgtggtgtgggtgtggtgtggtgtggtgtagtgtgttttggtgtgttgtgttgtgttgtgttgtggtgtgttgtgttgtgggtttggtgtggtgtggtgtggtgtgttgttgtgtggtgcagtgtggtgtggtgtgttgtgttgtggtgtgggtgtggtgtgttgtgttgtacggtgtgttgtggtgtggtatgttgtggtgtgttgtggtgtgttgtggtgtggtgtgggtgtgggtgtggtgtggtgtgttgtggtgtggtgtagtgccatgtggtgtggtgtggtgtggtgtgggtgtggtgtggtgccgtgtggtgtggtgtggtgtgggtgtggtgtgttgtgttgtgttgtggtgtgttgtggtgtggtgtggggtgttgtggtgtggtgtgggtgtgggtgtggtgtggtgtggtgtggtgtgttgtggtgtggtgtagtgccatgtggtgtggtgtggtgtggtgtagtgccatgtggtgtggtgtggtgtggtgtgggtgtggtgtggtgccgtgtggtgtggtgtggtgtgggtgtggtgtgttgtgttgtgttgtggtgtgttgtggtgtggtgtgttgtggtgtggtgtgttgtggtgtggtgtgttgtggtgtggtgtgttgtggtgtggtgtgggtgtggtgtacgtggtgtggtgtggtgttgtttgCAAGACATAAGGAGCtgtggtttggtgtggtgtggtgtggtcaggtgaggtgaggtatgtGTGGTTTGCAAGATATAAGgagctgtggtgtggtgtggtgtggtgaggtgtggtgcagtgtggtgtggtgtggtgaggtgaggtgaggtgtggtgtggtgtggtgtggtgtggtgtggtgaggtgaggtgaggtgtggtgaggtgaggtgaggtgaggtgaggtgaggtgaggtgaggtgtggtgtggtgtggtgtggtgtggtgtggtgtggtgtgttgtgttgtgttgtgttgtggtgtgttgtgttgtgttgtgatgtgttgtggtgtggtgaggtgtggtgtggtgtgttttaGTGtggtgtgttgcgttgtgttgtgttgtggtgtggtgtggtgtggtgaggtgaggtgtggtgtggtgtgttttggtgtggtgtgttgtgttgtgttgtgttgtggtgtgttgtgttgtgttgtggtgtattgtggtgtggtgtgatgtgggtgtagtgtagtgtagtgtagtgaggtgtggagttgtgttgtgttgtggtgtgttgtgttgtggtgtggtgtggtgaggtgtggtgaggtgtgttatgttgtgttgtgttgtggtgtgttgtggtgtggtgtggtgtggtgtggtgtggtgtgttgtgttgtgttgtgttgtggtgtgggtgtggtgtggtgtgctgtgttgtggtatggtgtggtgtggtggtgtgttatGGTGTGGTATggcgtgttgtgttgtggtgtggtgttgtgttgtgttgtgttgtggtgtgggtgtgatgtggtgtggtgtggtgtggtgtgttgtgttgtggtgtggtgtgttttggtgtggtgtgttgtgttgtgttgtgtggtgtggtgtgttgtggtgtgggagtggtgtggtgtggtgtggtgtggtgtgttgtgttgttgtgtggtgtggtgtggtgtggtgtgttgtggtgtgttgtggtgtggggtgttgtggtgtggtgtggtgtggtgtggtgtggtgtggtgtggtgtgggtgtggtgtgggtgtgtgtgtatgtgtgtgtgtgtgtgtgtgtgtgtgtgtgtgtgtgtgtgtggtgtggtgtgtggtgtgtggtgtggtgtggtgtggtgtggtgtggtgtgtggtgtgtggtgtggtgtgtggtgtggtgtggtgtgtgtgtgtgtggtgtggtgtggtgtggtgtggtgtggtgtggtgtgtggtgtggtgtggtgtgggtgtggtgtggtgtggtgtgtggtgtggtgtggtgtggtgtggtgtgttgtggtgtgggtgtgttgtggtgtggtgtgggtgtggtgtggtgtggtgtggtgtggtgtgggtgtggtgtggtgtggtgtggtgtggtgtggtgtgttgtggtgtggtgtggtgtggtgtggtgtggtgtggtgtggtgtggtgtggtgtggtgtggtgtgttgtggtgtgggtgtggtgtgggtgtggtgtggtgttgtgtgttgtggtgtggtgtggtgtggtgtggtgtgttgtggtgtggtgtgggtgtgttgtggtgtggtgtggtgtgtagtAGTGTGtagtggtgtgttgtgttgtggtgtggtgtggtgtggtgtgggtgtggtgtgggtgtggtgtggtgtggtgtggtgtggtgtggtgtggtgtggtgtggtgtggtgtggtgtggtgtggtgtgttgtgttgtggtgtggtgtggtgtggtgtgatctGTGTTTtacaaggaataaaggaggaacaaAACAGGTCCTGCCCTGCACCCACCTTGCCAAGAGCCTGAGTGGTTCCATGACGGTCTGCAGCAGACAAGTACTCATGCAGGTCTTTGTGCTGGACGTGTTTTGGCAGCGCAGGGACCACCACCACCCCGAGGAGTCCCAGTGCCTCCACCTGGGGCCTGGAAAGCCAACCACCTTTCCCCTGCACCACCACAGGGGATGAGAGAGGGCTCAGAGAGGCTGAGTTTGGTGGCTGAGAGGTGGGGAGCAGCGGAATGTTCTCAACGCTACAGAGCGGCAGATTCTGCAAGAGCGTCCACACCTTACCCAGCCACTGATCCACCTGCTCCAGTGGTGGCTGGCACCGCTGCACGTGACTGGCACTCTTGAGGAGCAGGTCAGGGCCGTGAAGCTCTGGCTGGAATGGGCGCAGCTGTGTTTTGCCTGCAAGGATTCATCAGTCTACAGAAGGGAAGTTTTGCTTCTTTTCATCCAAACCCTACTTCCTATAGAACCAATAGAAGTGTGACCAGGACAACCTGGCCCACGACGAaacaagacgtgtgtgtgtgtgtgtgtgtgtgtgtgtgtgtgtgtgtgtgtgtgtgtgtgtgtgtgtgtgtgtgtgtgtttaatttttgTGGAGCAGTAATAAGTCATGTGAAGGCAGTAAGGATGACAAAGTCAAGTGTGGCAGGCAACTGTCTTTCCTCACCTGTCTGTTCACCACCTCACCTTTGCACCACTCTGCACTGCACTAACACAGTGCACTTCAACCCTGCACTGTCACCTTACTCTTTCAAAATCTCGTTTATTTCTTAAATATCATTAATTCAATTTTATACTCATGTTCTTAAACACTGTTAAGTGCAGAGAGAAACAATGAGGCTGCCGGTGAGCCCACAGCAACAGGCAGTGCTGGGACCACACCCACAGCAGTACAAGGGACAACACCGACCTGAGTGGGCCACGTCCTGCAGAGCCTCCCAGGCAGGCTGAGCCACACAAGTGCTTGCCATGAGGCCCTCCAGGCCCaggagagccttagcctccaccgCCGAGCAAAGGTACACCGCTGAGTCCGAGTCCCCCCGGCTGAAGGTTGACCAGGATCCGTCCTGCAGCGGGAGGAGTGGGAGGCCATGCAGGCTGTGGTGATGCTTGTCCTTGGCAGCATAGCACAAGAGTTGCTGGCAGGTCTCCTCTCCCCCCAGGTCACTGCTGCCCTTCCCTTGCAGTGTTTGGCACAGCAACTCAGGCGTCACGACGGACAGCTGCTGGCCTGCAAGCACACCACATGGCGGCCTCAGTGCACCAGCATCCCACCACCAAACACTTGCCCCAACAAATGCAAGACAGGGAAGGTCCATCTTATGAATGTGATAGGAACCTTGACCTTCAAAAAGTGTGGTATTGCTCAAGAGATTTAGTGATTTAGTAAGTCCACCCACCccatgggcttcggctatgggaaagctgagaagtggccgagaaatggcaaaattacactgcattttgagactaagaaaagagcatggaacgtacatcagagtactcctctcataaccataaagccgttaaaaatatttacttttactcaaattccattctttgtgggtggtgtttgttacaaaat
This region includes:
- the LOC127009926 gene encoding sacsin-like isoform X4; protein product: MEVRGFLPPREVLASNILSEEEPELATAVRKALSQEKLPIATLPDHVQASIHALGQQLSVVTPELLCQTLQGKGSSDLGGEETCQQLLCYAAKDKHHHSLHGLPLLPLQDGSWSTFSRGDSDSAVYLCSAVEAKALLGLEGLMASTCVAQPAWEALQDVAHSGKTQLRPFQPELHGPDLLLKSASHVQRCQPPLEQVDQWLGKVWTLLQNLPLCSVENIPLLPTSQPPNSASLSPLSSPVVVQGKGGWLSRPQVEALGLLGVVVVPALPKHVQHKDLHEYLSAADRHGTTQALGKVVRQDQEKEAVTRFNTHKTEHQRQAVSSLIEVSSIQPPLAGFLTKLHMFKAQDTNKSEQDSHLEEVNTIAPELVDFPVSYPETLLTPAQHQEMELALKLGAHKLSKEELCIKALRSGHSDDSVLALVQYILEDPQLERSSSVHEQLRNSKFVPNIDGSLCHPSELYDPEDEDHCVLIGEPQQPKDSFCDHYPLLRSLGLRKVQDMPQDELICLIEGLENSQLSEDDKARKSVGLLQAVNRRSDYLQVCRAVLGVPFVYGASSRPHGYPSSLGWATPPGPLVPQGLRSLKYSSVLGSTTALVECHDFPDVASAFGWASTPPVEPVIQHLKNLAAAYQLNEREYLDLIKQTYSQLSTALGEGGAPQLGSLKTECCVFTEHGFRLPDEVYIHPGDEDLRLLPYQHVLPFELRGSEQLFLCLGCARQQSPALLLAVLEKVRARHQGGGGSIDSSEVEKDRRLVMSVLGRLQHHLEELPGPLLVPVQTQDDVLELAEVQQAAYMEEVDAWLDSDELGVKVVHGCVATTLARALGVASLESFLTAGGEAVMEWGQREPLTTRLHNLLEQQYRDGVSILKELVQNADDAGATAVRLLYDERQNEDSRTLLLGPGMERCQGPALWVYNDAVFSEQDFENLREVGAGTKELQPTKIGKFGLGFSSVYNLTDVPSFISGSSYVVFDPHMTHLSHATSPGRRYNFTNRRHSYMLRTLRGQFQPFSGVFGCDVVERGSFEGTLFRLPFRTAASKISDMCYSRGDMVQLLGMFSGVVGQLLLFTQHVSSISVFHLSASASSPSEMVELFHAGRGRCQPALVPGLASPATDGPQSVLERAAALFSKQKNRFEWKGEILAERSTAEVSVWCSRSGADLCGLEEGHWSTTWVTSWHSGSGSAGKLAEALGGKALPLAAVAVPVREDRCGCHPLSLTDLPLGFYREGHFHCFLPLPVKTLLPVQINGVLEVASDRTNLLTETEDDRHAHSWNTTLVGDAALRAHLGLAEALRCLGLGAESPYHAIWPVVHHGAGTLVEGLTKGFYHALEHEGLELFRCSSGDWHPLARCRFLKQDFLQVPQVGDIAFEFMQTYFHSTSELRLVRLPQHILACLSEQVLSQQVNEEAFFSRYFIPHMSEGLVSPDRRDQLMLHLLDAGHPCLESLPGLPCIPTQPRGTLRAPAHLVEPGGRIARMFSVDDERFPVEEFLNSSRRSSTLARLGMNTDRLPRELVVERAESVAGVECSQCACDRVRELLLYMSGLMDAEQEELGHELRSVPFLPVMPKPEGWSIAWHGESPGDREAQSCSQHMDSVPESLVFDCPSALFFPKFKPLVGSCHLLLDQAFEDAPQGVLQRLGVITCALDLPLRSVMEQLCVFSAAPLQRENECMCHTVYEHLEDLILHVRRGKTLNSGNLDALGKLKEKKILVTKYGFKEPKLFALFNEVDCAPALFSVRTEGLEKYQHLMNTLGIKSHFDYKTVMEVIQEKRETFGSGRLSSNEVSRVSRLLTVLFQVKQSDQQLTQDLHLPDSKGYLHPTNLLCFDDGARLSSGQFLCLHSSITVSRDMLDWLGIKSKTRKRLQESSNRVPFGQNEPLTTRLKNILEDYPCDLAIMKELLQNADDAGATEVAFIKDFRHLPYEKLFDPKMAPLQGPALSVFNNRGFTEQDLRSIQNLGNSSKKEDPATTGQYGIGFNAVYHLTDAPSFLTRGPQVPNRETLCMFDPHCWYDPAASPQFPGVQFVNLSGLREDHPDSFIGYLESELPEEGTVFRLPLRTIRDSLIAPQETMTEEKVKEMLKEFQRGMPQCLLFLRNVRKISIKEVQRNGTFREEYWVEASVSEESHLPALASKYRDEQGVRDPCSLGMVRTSYTMTIRESQGSSSQWLVVQQQGVEGKNSLPRQVQDAFTNKTLNLLPHGGVAIPFATMAPGSDCCSTSCYLPLPVRSGLPFSINGHFALNPSRRNLWTGHLDAKSLWNEWLIREVLVPVAVHAVEQFRALMFDGEGYMTENTCKKEKRVFHSVLPLASNATSEEWKYFIKEFYAEVRKKEFPFFDVFIPESDLSSAMKEASRVGRKGQLKWCAFHASGDSFPVHFSVISEQGKDHLSILADVFRRLGMKLSSEEMFQRLREADPQFECPLFTHETALTFLKSCNTGGPDCCQPKVGSKVADTPFLKPNNVKSVLEYITKAKEFSLSSVDNLPLLLTNDGVLRCFSVQRPVFLSTFCGLLPAFGEEFTSCVLVQKVEANMTSFKDVVKEFTPADFVQRLPDDPGASGCVAKAKAPLMTAKHKRWLEDVWKFVVHYIEKHDEDSIFAPDRNKQYILTHLGKWAFYPMKEGNQEFVIPIKDAWQVLDVGDYAGGGSVFSKLPVPFPSCGRSGQEGKPHIPRKLKLEASLKEPVTVLELLYFHRESVSSFFIKDSRQGGSRQVLTALEILEYLGQHCSRCQMSKDKIRSLQIFCDVSGEHSDLVGRNLIVLKDSCLSLHGLESLCDKLRLFVTGQATCTLHVTKLYTYIQPNCIVEETDWYAKYILPNISLLTEEKRMFFLDNLRSKLPNTSREMEWSEGQQRVVSALKKCPFIELNGTLRTADNIYDPSNPVFAVMGESNLPEAWREKKWQHLLKLAGMVCKVTPEKFIQFASLSPGDEHVRQKSKVLCEYLGDHLADFHLVMSQILDKEFLVPEKCIELATLLAHHQTRSGLLAFSEGVDPGRELAHVIWSTRSLLPVYAISVAIKLQAQYSIKVKMHTPPVEDILKHIEKLCSSLQKEPEKEPDLVKQVMESIYEYLSKNEDGAFGTLKDRDIPVVHIPEHRVFVPASWVVESLEEEILPHLYKAPTFYGKFFGTLKRLGMQTEASSDLYAKVLSKIHQDSGQEPLHPEEVKQMKMAMMGLVKRPPQLKDLSTSELYLPARDGTLRSSVEIFVADNMDMFSDIQETFKEPVFVGFEALQISFKEISLVKLLPQRLKPKFLSEVLQECLAHEDLEDVVTNFLIEVKELLQAEELKTGVLRVIDHHRLGQGSGLSQDEKQEIVALLGRVRVRQVRKITTTVMLHGHGVGQRVKQFFFQMEGQGDQQTLTVYLCEKFPPRMLSGCLHKAYSLLLHKWSIERMMELGNVFGCVGKPHFIHSTLDQSDIKAYSAHSPARCLYMCDVGNYLEERFLPLLDNGFCSFSKGEIVCMKKYLCPCEGERRTEEDEDDIFVIVQVVRLVERHASCQMLDTYEVNTSQDQPCVVTVRASLLYRFVRREVRDVVLLQASAAEEENLNERDIFRKIRKQVKEIWGVEDEHQRRHLIRRLLLKWHPDKNPGREDLCTRLFQYIQSLLGRLERGEHIPDEEDEAQAPRTHPSKAYSSFSCSPKWRHHNFSSGRGWSSDGGWSSDGWWMPGDSSQERVPKSDLPEARRWRRQAHCDLKAAEGMMRLDEEEWASWVVFMCYQAAEKMLLATLYSKDMEEACRQKGHGPLSRTLTTLALLLKDSHINRLADRIQNVACGFLGPLYPTFARCPRDGYTSANARRMCGDTKELLDILERRIE